The DNA window TGCAGTTGCCACTCGGCGGTGGGGATCCGGTCGGCGAGGTCGTCGACGCGGATCAGGGTGCGACCGTCGTTGATGTGCACGCGTCGGTCGCAGCCGACGGCCAGAACGTAGCCGATCCCGCGGTGTTCGAGGTCAGCGCGTAGGCCGGGATCGGCGCCGTAGACCTCGTCGCCGGTCACCCACCCGAACGGGACTCCGGCATCCAGCGCGGCGGCGATCATCTGCCGGGCGAGGGCAGGCTTCGTGGCGAACCCGACCTGGTCGGGGACGCCGGCGGCGGCGAGGCGGTCGGGCTGCTGACACCAGGTCGTCTCGGGCAGGTAGAGCCGACGGTCGATCATCGCCCGCCCCTCGGGCGAGACGTAGGCCAGGAACACCCCGACCTGGCTGTTCTCGACACGTCCGGCGGTGCCGGTGTACTGCCGCTGGACCCCGACCGAGCACAGACCCTTCTTCAGGAACCCGGTCTCGTCGCAGGCCAGCACCGCGTCGGGGTGCCCGAGCTGCTCGATCAGCCAGGCCCGAACGTCGTCGCGGACGCCATCGGCGTCCCACACCGCCGTGCGAAGCAGCCGCTGCATCGCCTGTGGATCCTCGTGACCCGCCCGTTCCGCAAGCGACCAGCAGGTCTTGCGTTCCACGCCCGACAACAGCCCTTCCACGAACTGCCCGGCGGTCCGACGGGGCTCCGCCCGCACGAACCGGCCAGCGACACGCGCCACCGCCTCGTCCAGGACGACCCGCCACCCGGCGGGGTCTACGCTGTGGCACGCGGCCACCGCACGATCTTCGATTGTCCTCACAAACCATCGATGATCAACGCGGTGGCCGTCTTCATGCCCGCGCCACGCCCAACGCCAAAGCCAAGTGACGTTGGAGTATTAGGGTGATGACACAAAGGCCTTTGATCGTCTGACATCGATAGTCGAGTTCGATTTGAGGTACGCTGCTGGCTCGGTGGATTCATCTACGCCTCTCGCGCGGCCGGTGAGAGGCGTGGCGTTGCTCATCAGGGGAGGAAGCTCTTGTCTGGTCATCCCATGCGTCGCCGGCTCGCCACGGCGGCGGCTATCGTGCTCGGCTCGGCGGCTTGTCTGGTCGCCACTCCCGCGCAGGCCTCATCCGGGACCCTGTATGTCGGCCCATCGCCGTCGTACGGGTTCTACAACCAGAATGACTCGTCGGATCTACTGCGCGTGCTGGCCAATCCGACCGGGGCAGTGCCCAGCGGCAAGTGCCTGGACATGTGGTACGACTGGAGCCGCGAGGGCGGTCACTTCGACGCGCGTATGGCACGGTCCTGCCGACCGGCCTCTCAGCGCGACAGTGGTAACACGTACGAGTCCACGAACGTGTTCGGCTTCAACAAGCTGTTCAGTTGCTATGGCAACAATAACGCGACCACCAGCGGCACTTGCGAGATAGCGATCGGCGTACCATCTGAGGTCATCGTGAGCATTCCGAACAAGTGCACCCGCTCGTGGTGGCTCACCTCCACTGGCTCGTACCTGTACGACGGGGGCGGCTCGGTCACTTCTTGCACGTCCTGATTTCGTATGAAGGGAGCACACGACCAATGGTTAAGCGCCGCCGGAACGTTGCCGTTGCAACCGCCGTCGCCATCGCCGCGCTGGCCGGCTGTGCCCAGCCCGGGATGCCTGCCGCCGCGCCCGTCGGCGTCGATGCCCCGGCCATGTTGTCCGCTGTGATCGACCAGGTATATGGAACGCCGCAACAGCGTCTGGCCGGCGAGGAGCGGATGTGGCTCACGAGCCAGTCCGCGATCGCCGCCTGCGCCCGGACCAAGGGCGTCGTGTATGGCGTCACCCCCTATCAGCCGATGAGCCCGCCTACCGACCCTGCCCCCGGTGATCTGCTCGGATTTGCGCCCCACCGCGTCGATTTCGGGGTCGCCGCCCGTATCGAGATGCTGGCCAAGCGAGGTGAAACCCCCAACCCGGGTTTGCCTGCCGCCTCGGATGACCAAGCTCGCTGGTTCACTGCTGTCGAGTCCTGCCAGAACGCCGCAACTGAGGGTGAGAAGCTGAGAGTTCCTGACGGGCAGCAGGAACTGGAAGTCGAGCTGGTAGACCTGCTCGGTAGCGTCCAGCAGCAGGTCGCACCGGACCTGACTCGCCAGTACGCCAGCTGCATGAAGTCGGCCGGAATAGACGCCGGTGACCTGTCCGAGGCGTACCTGAAGGTCGAGCAGAAGTTCCCGCCTTTGTCATTTGAGCGTCCGTCGGACCCGACCGCCCTCCCTGAATGGGCCGACGCTGTCGCATTCGAGAAGAAGGTAGCCGCTGCCGACTGGGCCTGCCGTGAATCACGGCTCGATGGAGTCGTCAACGCCGCCGCTAACGACCTGCAGAAGTTCACCGCCACCAACACCGCCCGAATCGCCCAAGTCGCCGACGGCTGGAAGGCGATGCCTAGCCTCGCACAGACGCTACGCGCCACCGTCAAGACCACACCCGCGAAGTGATACTCCAGCCGGGCTTGGTGGGCAACGGACCTGCCAAGCCCGGGCCGGAGTATGGGATGGAACAATCGGAAGTCCGGGAACCTCAGCAGGTGGAAAGATCCTCTACTGTCGCCCTCGGACCAATCGTTGCCGACCCAATCTTCTCGTCGACCGAGTCGGTCTGGGGCCGCTCGCCGGGATCGCCGGCCTTATCTCGAGCCGTGCGCCTCACTGCTGCCCATGCTCACGCACGGTAGTAGGAATGCCAGCTTGAGCCAACCCTGGCCTTACCGTAATCTATGAGCATGTGGACCCAGAAATGGGCCACATGTGACACGAACAAGTGTTCGAATCCCCCCTCGGACACGAACGCGTTTCATTTGTGCACAAGATGACGTAGCGGTGGTCAAGTATGCTTGACCACCGCCGAAGCTCCTACGACACCGGCACCGGCGCTGCCTCTCGGGGCAAGTCCACCGGGGCCAGAGCTGCGACAACCCGTGCCAGCTCCTCTGTCATTCCCGCCGTTGCCCTCCCCGGTCACCAGGCCAGTGCACGTGGTGCTTCTGGTGCACCCGCCGCGGCGATGAGGCGACCCCCGCTTCCGCTTCCCACCCTCGCCGCCACCCGCAGCCGTTTGGCTGTCTACGGGCTGGTCACGCTGAACACGCACGGCCGGATCGCTGATCGGTCGGCGATGAAGGTGTGGTTCCCCTCGTAACGTGGAGGCCAGAGCTTGGGGGATAGAGGTTCATGGCTGAGACGAGACGCCGGTTCGATCCGGAGTTCCGCGCGGGCGCGGTCCGGATTGTGCGGGAGACCGGGAAGTCGATCGCGCAGGTAGCCCTCCCTGTCACGCTGATGTGAGACAGCCCGTCTACCAGGGGATACTCTTCCTGGACGGTCCTGAGGAGAGATCATTAGCATAACGTCGAAGCCCCACGAGAGCCTGGATCCGGACGCCCGGCCCCAGCGGCGGACATTCACCGCAGAGTTCAAGGCGCGGATCCTGGACGAGTACGACGCGGCGCCGGACGCGGCGGCTCGCGGGGCGATTCTGCGCCGGGAACGGTTGTACGGGTCACACATTCTCGACTGGCGCAAGGCCCGAGACGCCGGAGCGTCGGCCGGCTTGACGGACCGGCGGCAATCGGCCGCGCGGGCAGCGAAGAAGGCCGAGAGCGCCGAACTTGCCCGTCTTCAGCGGGAGAACGCCCGCTTGCAGGCCAAGCTGGCCAAGACTGAGACCGCGTTGCAGATCATGGGAAAAGCGCACGCGCTCTTGGAACTGCTCTCCGAGAGCGCGGATTCCGCGCCGATGCCGAACCCGTCCTCGCCGAGGCACAGCAGGCGCTGACCCCGGCGTGGGGCATCGCCGGGGCCTGCCGGCTGACCGGTGTTTCCCGCGCGACGCTCTACCGGCACCGCGTACCACCGCTAATCTCACGGCCGCGGACCGCGCGCAGGCCACCGCCGTCGGCGTTGTCCGAGGCGGAACGTGAGCAGGTGCTGCAACTGCTAAACCGGCCCGAGTACCAAGATCTGGCGCCGGCGCAGGTGTGGGCCCGCGAGCTCGACGAGGGCCGCTGGTGGTGCTCGGAGTCCACGATGTACCGGATCTTGCGGGCTGCCGGGCAGAGCGGCGAACGCCGCAGCCAGGCCAGCCATCCGGCCCGCACCAAACCCGAACTCGTGGCCGACGCGGCGAACCAGGTCTGGTCCTGGGACATCACCAAGCTGCGCGGCCCGCAGAAGGGCGTCTGGTTCCACCTCTACACCGTGATCGACATCTGGTCCCGTTACGTCGTCGGGCACCTGGTCGCCGCGCACGAGGACGGCCAGCTCGCCGAGGCGCTGATCGCTGACGCGGCCGCCCGCGAACGCGTCGATGCCGATCAGTTGACCGTGCACGCCGACCGTGGCGCCGCGATGACCAGCAAGACCGTCACCCAGCTGCTGACCGATCTGAAGATCGGCCGTAGCCACAGCCGTCCGAAGACATCGAACGACAATCCGTACATCGAGGCGAGCTTCAAGACGTTGAAGTACGACCCGACGTTTCCCGAGCGGTTCGGGTCGATCCAGCACGCCCGGCAGCACTGCGAGGCGTTCTACACCTACTACAACCACGAGCACCGGCACTCCGGGGTCGGCCTGCACACCCCGGCATCGGTGCATCACGGCACCGCCGGGCAGATCCGTGAACAGCGGCAACAGACCCTCGACGCGGCCTGGGCAGCGCACCCGCAACGGTTCGGCCGCCGCCGTCCACGCCCGCCCCGCCTCCCGGACCGGGCATGGATCAACAAACCCGACAACAGCGACCCCGAACAGACCACCGCCTCGCCCGTGCCCAACCAACCAGCAGCACAAAGCTAAACAAAATCAAGAAAATGTCTCAGTTGACTTGACAGGCTCCGTAGCGCGTGATCTGGGGATCAACAGCGGCACCCTGGCCAACTGGGTTCAGCAGGATCGTGCCGCTCGTGGCGAAGCCGCTGCCGGGCAGCTGGCCGAGGACGAGCGGGCGGAGCTGGCGCGGTTGCGGCGGGAGAACGCCGAGCTGGCGATGGAGCGTGATGTCCTCAAGCGATCCGTGGTCCTGTGGGTCAAGGAAGCGACGGGCCGGTGAGCGTGGCCGCCTTCATCGTTTCCCAGAGGACCGAGCACGATGTGCCGCACGCGGTGGCCTGCCGGGCGTTGGGGGTGTCCGAGTCGTGGTTCTACAAGTGGCGCGACCGTCGGCCGACGCCTCGCCAGGATCGTCGGACCAGGCTGACGGACGCGGTCCGGCGCGTCTTCGACGCCTCGGGCGGCACCTACGGCAGTCCACGCGTCGGCGACGAGTTACGCGAGCAGGGCTGGCGGGTGTCGGACAACACGATCGCCGAGGTCATGGCTGATCTGGGCCTGGTCGCCAGAGCGAAACGGCGCCGGCGTGGGCTGACTCGGCAGGGCAAGCGGCCAGCCGCCCCGGACCTGGTCAAGCGTCAGTTCACCGCATCCGCGCCGGACGTGGCCTGGTGCGGCGACATGACCGAGATCGTCACGCAGGAGGGCAAGCTCTACCTCGCCACCGTCATCGACCTGTACTCCCGGCGCATCCTCGGCTACGCCATGGGCGACCGGCACGACGCCGGCCTGGTCGTCGCCGCGTTGAACATGGCCGCGGTCACCCGTGGCGACGACGTCGCCGCAGTGATCTTCCACAGCGACAGGGGCAGCGAATACTGCTCGGCCGACTTCGCCCGGGCGTGCGCCCGCTGGAAGGTACGCCAGTCGATGGGCCGGGTCGGCTCGTGCTTCGACAACGCCGTGGCCGAGGCCACCTTCTCCACCATCAAGGTCGAGTACGTCCACCGCCACCAGTTCCGCACCCGTACCGAGGCCCGGCTGAAGATCGCCACCTGGATCACCGACTTCTACAACCGGCGCCGCCGCCACTCCGTCTGCGACGGACGCTCACCGATCGACTACGAACGATCAACCATCCGCGTCCTGGAAAACCAGGCCGCATAACCGAGTCCTCCACGATTCCAGGGGATTGACAGTGGCGCCGCGGTACTCACCGCCCACGGCGTTGATGTTGAGACCAACGTGCTTCCCGACGAGACACTCACCGTCCTCGGTCCTTGGCTCACCGCCACCCGGCGCCGCCGCCCCTACCTGACTTTGGCCTACGCCCTTGACGGCCAGGACAGCTACCCAGCTGACGAGCAGCCTATCGCCGACCTGCGCGGCGGGGCGGACCTTGTACTGAGTGACGGCATCCCCGAGGAGGGCATGCCCGGGGGCCATGCCAACGCGCACTTCGCGCTCGGATGCTGGCCCGTACCCTCGCCGACGGATGCGGGCCGGAGCTGGCCCGCATCCGCAGGATCGTCCCGTTCGCCTGCCCCAACTCCGGGTCCGACCTGGCCCTGCTGCTTCGCCGGAGCGGCCTGTGGCGACACCCCCCAGGAACGCGAACTGCGACCGCTCGACCGGGCCATCCCCGACGCGCACCGGATCGCCGTCAACCAGATCGTCCACGCCACCGCGGTCACGGCTGCCACCTGCCCGATCCCGATCGTCGCGTACGCCGGCGAACGCGACGGAGTCGTGACACCCGGCTCGGCGAGGAGCGTCCTCCCCGACGTGGGCGTGCTGCCCGGCGACCACTTCTCGATCATCAAGCCGGATTCGCACAGGCACCGGTCCTACGTGGCCTGAAACGCCACCTGACGCAAGCCCTCGCGGTGACCGGGGTTCCGGCGCCGCGACCGTCCGGCGACCGGCGTTCCCCGACGGCGCTGTCGGCCCCCGTCACCGCCGACCGGTACCGGGTACTGGTGACCGGTCGCTCAGCGTGCCGCGGATGACCGAGCCGGCCTCTCGCAGACAGCTCTACGATCTCTTGCCGCCGGTGATCGTGCACCAGCTACGGCGCGACACCGCTGCCCGAGTGGAAATGTTTGCCCTGGTGCGGAGTTTCGAGCACTACCGGCACCTGACGCCGGGGAGTTCTCTCACCGCCGCCCTGGAGATGTTCGTCCCCGACCATCCGGCGGTCACCGAGGTGGCCGACGCGCTGACGAGCGCTAATCTCCACGACCTCTCGGAGCACCGATGACCGGCACGGGGCGACCGGTCAGCCCGGGTGGCGTCCCCACGCCGAGATCAGCGGCGCGAGGGTGAGGTCGAGTTCGCCGGCCTCGACGGCGGCCAGGTGGGCGTCGATCTCGACGTCGTCGGCCAGCCCCGCGGCGAGCAGCTCACCACGGACCATGCGCACCGTCGCGGCCTCCAGCCGGTCGCAGGCCACCCCACCGATCGGGAAGCAACCGGTGGCCGTCACCTCGACCAGACCCGCCGCCCGCAACGCCCGGGGCAGCGTACGGCCGAAGCGCAGATCGGCGCCGCGGCGGGTCAGCAGCTCCCGGACGGCCCGGCGCAGCCGATTGACGCGCCGCTGCGCCGGGCCGAGGCAGGCCAGGGACTGCAACTCGGTGTCGGCGTCCTCCACCACCAGCCAACCGCCGGGCCGCAGCGCCGCCGTCATCGTCGCCAACGCCCGGGCCCGGTCGGGCAGGTGGACGAGCACGAGCCGCGTGTGCACCAGGTCGAACGTGCCGGGCTGCGGCGGCGGGTCCGCGACGATGTCGTGCCGGCGTACCTCGTACCGGCCGTGCGGGTCCAACCAGGCCGGATCGAGGTCCGTGGCCAGCACGTGACCGGTCGTCCCGACGGCTGTGGCCGCGCCGCCGGAATGCCGGGGCCGCCGGCGCCGACCTCCCAGCAGCGCCGGCCCGGCCCCACCCCGAGCCGGTCGAAGTGCCCACGCGTGACCCCGTCGAACAGCTAGGCCAGCCAGGTGAACCGCTCACCCGCCTCGACCCGGGCGTTGTCGGGCAGGTAGCGGTGATCGGGGGAACCCATGCCTCCCATCCTCCCGCCGGCCGGGCGCGGTGTCAGCGCGACACGGGGCGAACCCGGCTATCCGGTGGGAGGCGTCGTGGCTACGGGACCGCTGCCGAGGTCCGCCCGCGGACGCAGCCAGAACGACGCGGGCAGGAAGTGTTCGGTCAGCCCGAGACGCCGCCACAGCGGGGCCGCGACCTCGCGCAGTTCCGGGTCGCCGGCCACGAACGCGTTGGGCAGCTCGATCTCCCAGCGCTCCGGCGCAGCCAGCAGGAACGCGGCCAGCAGGTACTGCTCGTTGTAGTGCCGGTGGCGCCACTGCGGCGGGTAGTCGCGGGGCAGCATGATGTCGTGCACCTGCACCAGCACGCCGGGCCGCAGCCGGGGCAGCACCTCGAAGAAGAAGACCGTCACGTCCGAGCCCATGAAACTGCGGTGCGACCCGTCGAAGAAGACCACGTCACCGGCGTCCAACTCGTCGAAGAGGCTCAGGTCGGCCCGCTCCAGCGGCGCCCGGACCACGTCGTCGCAGAGCACGTCGACGCTGGCCCGGGGCGCCGGGTCGATCGAGGTGATCCGGGTACGCAGACCGTGGTCGCGGACCGCCCGGCGGGCGAACTTCGTCGAGTTGCCGGAGCCGATCTCGACGTACCGCGCCGGTTCGTGCTCGACCAGGAAACCGTAGAGCGCCAGCGCGTCCAGCGGCGGCAGCCAGCCGTTGCGCCAGTACGGCTCGCCCGAGTCGAGGTCGCCGTGCAGCGGGACGGCGGCGAGCCGGTCGGCGTGACCGAGGAACCGCCGGAGCGTGTCGGCGTACGCGTCCCGCCGCCGATCGAGCAGCTCGGTGATGCCCGGGTGGTCGGGTCGGCCGTAGCCGAAGCGCGGCTCCGGGCTCACCGGGAAGTCCACGAAGATCGGCCGGCGCAGCCCGAACGCGGAAAGCACCAGCCCGTGCAGCAGGGGACGGCGCTCCAGCCGCGCCAGCGGGCCGGCGAGGAACGGCAGGGCGGAGAGCACCTCCACCCCGGAGGCGGTACGCACGGCGCTGCGCAACCGGCGGAGACCGCCGCGCAGCCCGCCTCCGGTGCCGGGGGACGCGGCGGACGGCAGGTCGGTGGTGGTCATGAGGAGACTCCTTCGAGACGGTCGGCAGGGGCGGGACGGGACGGGGTGGCGGCGTACGGCGGACCGCCCGGGCGACGGCCGGTGACGGCCAGCAGGGCGAGCACGACGACCGTCGAGCCGATGTCGCCGACGGTCAGCAGCACCCGGCTCAACGCGACGAGGGTCACCAGGTCCGGGCCGCCGACCAGGGTGGCGACGGTGAGCGCGAGCGCGACCTCGCGTACGCCGAGCCCGGTCGGCAGGACCACGGCGCAGAGCCCGGCGACCACGGAGAGGGCGAAACCGCCGACGCCCAGCGGCAGCGCCGGGCCCGGCGCGGCGCCGAGGGCGACCGCCAGCACGGTGATGTGCAGGCCGCTCATCAGCCAGCCGAGCACCATCAGCCCGGTGGCGCCCAGCAGCGTCGGGCGTCCGGGCAACAGCGGCCCGGTGTCGCCCCGGCGCAGCAGCCGCGCGACGGCGGCCAGCAGCCGGCCGAGCATGCCTGGGGCGAGCACCGGCGCGGCGGCGGCCACGCAGGCCGGCAGCAGCAGCCACCACCAGCGGCTCTGCCCGACCAGCCAGGGCAGCGCGAGGACGCCGACGAGCACCCCGGACACCGCCGCGAGTCCCTGGCTGGCGAGGAACGCGGCGGCGAGCCGGGCCGGTGGCTGGCGCAGCGGCCGGGCCATCGCGGCGTGCGCCACCGTCGGCCACACCCCGCCCGGCAGGTAGCGGGTCAGCCCGGCGAGGAAGTAGACCCGGGTGGCGTCGCGCAGCGACAGTCTCGTGCCCAGCCCGGCCAGCAGGACCCGCCAACCGACGAAGCCGGGCACGCCGCCGACCGCGGCGAGGACCCCGGCGGTCAGCGCCGCGTCCCAACCGACCGTCCGCAGGCTGTCCGCCATCCCGTGCCGTACCCGCCACACCTGCCAGCCGAGAAAGGCCAGTACGGCGGCGTACCCGAGCACGCGCAGCGTGGCCCACACCCGTGCCCGGCTCACCGGGACCCACCGAGGGAGAGCACGACGTCCTGCACCCGGTGGTCGGACATGCCCCGGGCGTCGTGCAGCCGGTAGCGGTGCACGGTCCATCCGGGGGAGACGAACGTCCAGTCCAGCCGCCACCAGCGCCGGCCGGCGATCGTCCACGACGTCGGGTACGCCGACCCGCTGGCCCGGGCCGCGTCGGTGAGCCGGTCGCGGAGCCGGCCCAGGTCGCCCATGGCCGGGCTGGTGTTGAGGTCGCCGGCGACCAGCACCGGGTTCGGGTTGCGGTCGAGGTCGGCGGCGAGCGCCCGGTACTGCGTCTCCCGCCGCTGGAAGAACTCGTGCCGGCGGTCGTAGAACAGCTCGCGCAGCGGGCTGCTCAGGTCCAGCGGCACCAGGATGTGGGTGTTGTAGACCGACACCGTGCGACCGCCCACCCGCAGGTCGGTGCGGAGCGATTTGACCTCCCAGTAGTCGGTGCGCCAGTCCGCGCCGGGCGGCGGGTCGGCCGGCAACGCGGTCGTCGCGACGACCGGGAACCGGGTCACGGTGACCAGTTCCCCGCGCAGCACCACCTGGTAGCCGGTGAACTCGTGACGCAGCCGGGCCAGGTCGGCGTCGCGGCGGGCCGGGTCGTCGTCGGGCTTGTACTCCTGGAGGAGGTAGACGTCGGCGTGCCGGGCGGTCAGCGAGGCGTAGAACGCGTCGGGGTCGTCGGTGGCGTTCCACACCGTCGTGTTCCAGGAGACTAGGCGCAGCGCGTCCGCCGGCGCGCGCGGCGGGGTGCGCCACACGGCCGGGTTCAGCCCGGCCAGGTCCGCGCCGAGCAGCAGCCCGGCCACCGTGAGCAGCGCCAGCCGGGCCCGGAACCGGCCGGCCAGCGGCACCGCCCCGAGCAGCAGCACCGGTACGGCGACGAACGCCAGCGGCGGGATCAGTTCCGGCGCCAGCCACAGCCACCACCGGCCGCTGAGCAGCCGGTGCGCCACCACCAGGAGCAGCCACGCCGCGCCCAGGCCGGTGAGCACCGCGCCGGCGCGGGCGGCGGGTCGCCGGCCGACCCGGCCCGTCCGGCCGGTCACCGGTTCGGTGCGCGGTGGCGTCCGCACGGCGGTCACGCGATCACCGCCGGCTGCTCGTAGAGGCGGCGGAAGCGGCGGGAGAGCAGCCACTGCACGAGTCCCACCGCCACGCCCACCCCGATGGTGAGGCTGACCAGCAGGTGCAGGCCGGCGAAGCGCAGCGTGTAGCCCAGGCCCCGGACGGCGCGCACGTAGCGGTACATCCGCGCGTCGCTGAGCAGCCAGAGCGCCAGCAGCAGCAGCGGCACCACGGCCCACCCCGGACCGGCCAGCAGCGGCAGCGGCGTGGTGGCGGCGGCCAGCCAGGACGCCAGCCCGGTGCCGGACTCGGCGGAGGTCACCACCCCCACCACCCGCCGTCGGTGCAGGAAGAACGGGATGTGCACGCGGGTCCGGGTGAACACCTTGCCCAGTGCGATCCGCAGCGTCGCGTCGTCGTCGTGCCGGCCGATGACCCGGCTGGTCATCCGCACCTCGTACCGGTCGGTGAGCCGTTCGCTGACGTCCGCCCCCTCGCTCTGGGTCAGCCGGGGGTTGAACGGGCCCACCTGCGCCCAGACCCTGGTCGGCACGGCCAGGATCGCGGTCGACAGGAAACCGGTGATGCTGCCCTCGGCGACGCGGAAGTACCAGTGCCGGTACAGATTGCGGTAGTCCTTGGTGAAGGTGCCGTCGATCAACGGGACGGTGTCGTAGTTGCCGCAGACGGCGCCGACGCCGGGCTCGTCGCGTAGGATCGCCACCGCGACGGCCACCGCGTCCGGGGCCAGCGCCACGTCCGAGTCGACGAACATCAGCACCTTCCCGGTGGCGGCCTCCGCGCCGAGGTTGCGTGCCACCGAGGGCCCGCTGTTGACCGGCGTACGCAGCACCCGCACCTCGGGGAAGGACTCGGCGACCGCCACCGAGTCGTCGGTACTGCCGTCGTCGACCACGATCACCTCCACCGGCCGGTGCGTCTGCCGGCGCAGCGCCGCCAGGCAGAGCCGCAGCGTGCGGGCGTAGTTGTAGTTGGGCACGATGACCGAGACGAGGGGCGCGGAGACGGCCACCACCTCACCAACCTTTCGAGTCGAGGGGACGCAGGGCGGCCCGCGACGACGGGCCGAACGTCGGGTCCACCAGGGACCGGACCAGGCCGACCGCGGCACCGGTGATCAGTGCGACGTTCACCAGCAGGTGGATGCCGAGGGCGCGGACCAGGAACGCCCCGCCGCCCCGGCGTAGCGCCCCCACCAGCGGCGGGTCGGCGGCGGCGAAGACCGCCAGGCAGAGCACCGGCACGCCGGCCCCGTACGGACCGAGCAGCGCCGCCGGCAGGGTGAGCCCGGCCAGCCCGGCCGCCAGCACACCGAGGCTGCGGTTCAGCGCCAGACCGCGCCGACGGTAGCGGTTGCGCAGCGACCAGCGGAGCAGTTGGGCCCGCCGGTACTGCTCGGCCAGCAGCGGCAGCAGCCGGTCCGCCTCATCGTGCCGACCGACGACGGTGTCGGTGAGCCGGATCCGGTACCGGGTCAGCAACCGCTCGCTGTACTCGTCGTCCTCGGCGCTGCGCAGGTTCTCGTCGAACGGACCGAGGTCGCGCAGCACGGCACGGGGCACCGCGGCGAGCGCGAAGACGGCGGTGTCGACCGGGCCGACCGCCCGGGTCAGCGCGGAGTGCAGGTGCAGCACCCGGTACCGCTCGACCGGCCCGTCGTCGATCAGCGGCTCCGGGGCGTAGACGCCGTAGACGCAGCCGCAGTCCGGGTCGGCGGCCAGCACCGCCAGCGCGTTGGCGATCGCGTCCGGGGCCAGCGCGACGTCGGAGTCGACGAAGAAGACCACCTCACCACGACTGGCCGCCACCCCGGCGTTGCGGGCTGCGGAGACCCCGCCGTTGACCGGCTGGACCAGCACCCGCACGCCGGCCGCCGCGGCCACCGCCGCCGACCCGTCGGTGCTGCCGTCGTCGACGACGAGCACCTCCACCGGCGGATGGGTCTGCGCCGCCACCGCGTCCAGGCAGTGGCGCAGCGTCTTCGCGGCGTTCCAGACCGGGATCACGACCGAGACGGTCGGTGTACGGCTCACGACCCCTCCCCGAGCGTCACCACGGCGGTCTGGGCGCGGTGATCGGACAACCCGCGCGGATCGTCCAGCGTGTACCGGTGCACGCGTACCGTCCGGGAGGTCAGCGTCCAGTCCAGCCGCCAGGCCGCCGGCAGCCGACCGGCGGGCCAGCTCGCCGGGTACACGTCGGCGTTGGCGTCCGCGGCGTCGCGCAGCCGGTCCCGCAACGGGCGCAGGTCGCCCATCGCTGCCGTGGTGTTGAAGTCGCCGGCGACCAGCACCGGCCCGGGGTTGGCGGCTAGGTCGGCCCGCAGCCCGGCGAGTTGCGCCCGCCGGGCCCGGTCACGTTCCCGCACGTAGCCCAGGAACCGCCTCGGCGCGAGGTTCACCTGCACCGGCAGGTGCACGTTGTACGTGGACAGCACCCGGCCGCCCACCAGCAGGTCGGCGCGGAGCACCTTGGCGGCGGCGAAGACCCGCCCGAAGTCGGCGCCCGGGTCGGCCGCGAGGCCCGCGCCGGGACCGACCGCCGGCCGGGCCACCACCGGGAACCGGGACAGGGTGAGCAGCTCGCCACGGGCGACGACGGTGTAGCCGGGGAACGCCCGACGCAGCCGCTCCGGGTCGGGGGCGGGCCGGGCGC is part of the Micromonospora sp. WMMD980 genome and encodes:
- a CDS encoding glycosyltransferase family 2 protein, coding for MSRTPTVSVVIPVWNAAKTLRHCLDAVAAQTHPPVEVLVVDDGSTDGSAAVAAAAGVRVLVQPVNGGVSAARNAGVAASRGEVVFFVDSDVALAPDAIANALAVLAADPDCGCVYGVYAPEPLIDDGPVERYRVLHLHSALTRAVGPVDTAVFALAAVPRAVLRDLGPFDENLRSAEDDEYSERLLTRYRIRLTDTVVGRHDEADRLLPLLAEQYRRAQLLRWSLRNRYRRRGLALNRSLGVLAAGLAGLTLPAALLGPYGAGVPVLCLAVFAAADPPLVGALRRGGGAFLVRALGIHLLVNVALITGAAVGLVRSLVDPTFGPSSRAALRPLDSKGW
- a CDS encoding endonuclease/exonuclease/phosphatase family protein yields the protein MTAVRTPPRTEPVTGRTGRVGRRPAARAGAVLTGLGAAWLLLVVAHRLLSGRWWLWLAPELIPPLAFVAVPVLLLGAVPLAGRFRARLALLTVAGLLLGADLAGLNPAVWRTPPRAPADALRLVSWNTTVWNATDDPDAFYASLTARHADVYLLQEYKPDDDPARRDADLARLRHEFTGYQVVLRGELVTVTRFPVVATTALPADPPPGADWRTDYWEVKSLRTDLRVGGRTVSVYNTHILVPLDLSSPLRELFYDRRHEFFQRRETQYRALAADLDRNPNPVLVAGDLNTSPAMGDLGRLRDRLTDAARASGSAYPTSWTIAGRRWWRLDWTFVSPGWTVHRYRLHDARGMSDHRVQDVVLSLGGSR
- a CDS encoding glycosyltransferase family 2 protein; translation: MVAVSAPLVSVIVPNYNYARTLRLCLAALRRQTHRPVEVIVVDDGSTDDSVAVAESFPEVRVLRTPVNSGPSVARNLGAEAATGKVLMFVDSDVALAPDAVAVAVAILRDEPGVGAVCGNYDTVPLIDGTFTKDYRNLYRHWYFRVAEGSITGFLSTAILAVPTRVWAQVGPFNPRLTQSEGADVSERLTDRYEVRMTSRVIGRHDDDATLRIALGKVFTRTRVHIPFFLHRRRVVGVVTSAESGTGLASWLAAATTPLPLLAGPGWAVVPLLLLALWLLSDARMYRYVRAVRGLGYTLRFAGLHLLVSLTIGVGVAVGLVQWLLSRRFRRLYEQPAVIA
- a CDS encoding endonuclease/exonuclease/phosphatase family protein, coding for MSERTERSEGRERMPDRHRMSERTERSEGRERMPNQHRMSERTERSEGRERMPDRRRWCAATRLLWAAALGWAVFTGLHRALSGRWWFWLLPDLLPPVAYLLVPVALAAAVPAARALRRPLPTRAAAVVLAAAVTALTIGLPDTGLNRYAWASRPAPPSGALTVLAWNTGYWDQHDDPEAFLRFLVDRRADVYLLQEHLYWDDAAGLAGARPAPDPERLRRAFPGYTVVARGELLTLSRFPVVARPAVGPGAGLAADPGADFGRVFAAAKVLRADLLVGGRVLSTYNVHLPVQVNLAPRRFLGYVRERDRARRAQLAGLRADLAANPGPVLVAGDFNTTAAMGDLRPLRDRLRDAADANADVYPASWPAGRLPAAWRLDWTLTSRTVRVHRYTLDDPRGLSDHRAQTAVVTLGEGS